The genomic DNA CCACCTCGACCCCCGCCCAGGCCCGTACGCGCGCGGCGTGGGCGGCCGACCGGGGCGCGCGCTACCTGGATGGCGGGATCATGGCCGTACCGCCGATGATCGGCGTCCCGGAGACCGGCGGCTACGTGCTCTACAGCGGCCCGCGCGACGTCTTCGACCACCACCGCGACACCCTGGCGGTCCCGGCCGGCGCCACCTACGTCGGCGAGGACCCGGGCTTCGCGGCGCTGCACGACGTGGCGCTGCTGAGCGCCATGTACGGCATGCACGCGGGCTCCGCCCACGCCTTCGCCCTGCTCCGGCGCGAAGCCGTCGACCCGGTGGACTTCGCCCCGCTGCTGGCCGGCTGGCTCACGGCGATGGCCCAGTCGGTCCACCAGACCGCCGCCCAGCTCCGCGACGGCGACTACACGGAGGGCGTCGTCTCCAACCTCGCCATGCAGGTGGCCGGCACGCCCACGTTCCTCGACACGGCCCGCCAGCAGGGCGTGAGCCCCGAACTCCTGACCCCGTACTTCGAACTGATGCGCCGCCGCCTCACGGAAGGCAAGGCCGACGAGGGCCTGACCGGCCTGGTCGATCTCCTCCTGCGCTGAGGCCGCCCCGCCCGCGGGAGTCAGCGCCGGGCGGTGCCCTTTCCGGCGTCGAGGGCGTAGACGCAGCGGTCTTTACTACAGGCGTAGACGACGCCGTTGGCGACGACGGGGGAGCCGGTGATCTCGCCGTCGGTGGCGAGTTTCCAGCGGAGTTGGCCGCCGACGGCGTCGACGGCGTAGATGCAGTGGTCCGCGGAGCCGAAGTGGACGCGGCCGTCGGCGGCGACGGGGGCGCCGATGAGGTCGCCGCGGGTGGCGAAGCGCCACATCGGGGTGCCGGCGACGGCGTCGAGGGTGTAGAGGGCGGCGCCGCTGCCGACGTGGACGTGGTTGTCGGCGACGAGGACGGGTTCGATGGACTGGCGGGCCTCGGTGGCGATGCGCCAGCGTTCGCGGCCGTCGGCGGCGTCGAGGGCGTAGACGGTGCCGAGGTGGTCGGCGACGAAGACGCCGCCGCCGGTCAGCGCCGCGCCCGGGGCGTACGCGGGCGGGCTGAGGATCACCGCGGGGGCCTCGAACGTCCAGCGCAGCGTGCCGTACGCGGCGTCCAGGGCGAGGACCCGCTTGCCGGCGGCGGCGAAGACCGTGGGTCCTGCGGCCACGTCGTCGGCGGGGTGCAGCCGCACCGGGACGCCGCCGCAGGCGGCGGCGTCGCCGATGGGGTAGGACCAGCGTTCGGCGCCGGAGCGGGTGTCCAGGGCGCGCAGCCGGCCGTCGCCCCAGACGTAGACCGTGCCGTCGTGGGCCAGCGGCCCGGCTTCCTGGGTCTCGAACCCCGTCTGGGCGCCGCTGTGTTCCCACAGCGGCTCGCCGGTGGCGGCGTGCCGGGCCTGGAGGCCGCCGCCGCGGGTGCCGGTGACGACGGTGCCGGCGGCGACCTGGAGCGAGTACACCCAGCCGCCGGTGCCGTGGCGCCAGCGCTCGCGGCCGTCGGCGGCGTCCAGGGCGTACAGGCTGGGGCCGTCCGAGGCGTGGATCAGGCCCTCGGACAGCGCCATGGACCAGGCGACCTCGCGGGTCTTGAACTGCCGCCTGCCGCTGGTCACATCCAGGGCGTGGACCTCGAAGGAGGTGACGTAGAGCAGGTTTCCGGAGACGACGGGCTTGCCCCACACGTCGTTGGACATCCGGAACCGCCACGGCCGCCACCGCGCCGGCTCCTGCGGCGGCGCCTCGGCCGGGGGCGTGGGTGCGGTGGTGGGCGGGGAGCCGGCGGGCGGGTGGCCGCCGGAGTGCGCGGCGGGCGCCTGCTGGGTGCCGGGCGCCGCGGCCGAGCCGCGGGGCCGGGCCCAGCCCAGGTCGAGCCCGCCGTCCGCGGCGGCGCGGGCGCGGGCCGCGCGGGCGTCCACGACGCGGGGTCCGGGGCCGATGGGCACGGGGGCGCCGGCCAACTGGACGTCGGCGCCGGGGGCCTGCGGCGGCGCGGCGGCGGACGCGGGGGCCGGCTGCGGGGGCACGCGCTCCGGCGGCGCCGCGGGGGGTGCGGCCGCGGCGCCGCCGGGCGCAGCATGGGCGGGCCCCGCGCCGCCGGGGCCGTGGGCGGGTCCTGACCCGGGTGGCCCGGCGTGCCGCCCGGGGGCGGAGTGCGGTGCGGAGTGCGGTGCCGGCTGGGGTACGGAGTGGGGCGCCGACTGCGGTACGCCCCCCGCCCCCGGACCCGCCGACGGCGGGTGCGCGGGCCGCGGCGGCATCGACCGGCGCGAGGCGGAGGACCCCCGCGACCCTCCGTGCCGCCCCGAAGAACCCCCGTGCGCCCCGGCCCCGCCCAGCGTGGCCGCGGCTCCCCGGCGCGTCTCGATCATCCGGATCGCCGTACGCGGTAGCCACGCCGACGCCGTACCGCTGTCGTCACCCGCGGCGCCGAACAGGTGCGGCGCCAGGTCGGACTGCAGCGCCTCCGGCGAGGGCCGTTGGTCGGCGGTCATCTGCATGCACGCCTCGATGAGCGGCCGCAGCTCACCCGGCAGCCCCTCCAGGTCGGGCCCCTCGCGCAGCAGCATGAACACGGTCTCGACGGGGTTCGCGCCGTGGAACGGCGCGTGGCCCGTAGCGGCGAAGACGAGGGTGGAGCCGAGTGAGAAGACGTCGCTGGCACCCGTCACGCTGCGCGAGTCGCGCGCCTGTTCCGGCGACATGTACGCGGGCGTGCCGACGGCGACGTTGGTCATGGTCAGCCGGGTGTTGGAGACCCCGGACGCGATACCGAAGTCGATCACGCGCGGCCCGTCCTCCAGGACCAGCACGTTGGACGGCTTGAGGTCGCGGTGGACGAGCCCGGCGCCGTGGATGGACTGCAGCGCCTCCGCGACGCCCGCGGCGATCCACCGCACGGCCTTCGGCGGCAGCGGACCGCAGTCGTTGACCATCTCCTCCAGCGAGGGCGCGGGCATGTACGCGGTGGCGAGCCACGGCACGGCGGCGCGCGGGTCGGCGTCGACGACGGGGGCGGTGTAGAAGCCGCTGACGGCCCGGGCGGCCTCGACCTCGCGGGTGAAGCGCACGCGGAAGAGCTGGTCCTCGGCGAGCTCGGTGCGGACAGTCTTGATCGCTACGCGGCGGCCGGAGGCCGACCGCGCGAGATAGACGAGACCCATCCCGCCGGCGCCCAGCCTGCCGAGCACCTCGAAAGGACCGATCCGCCTCGGGTCGTGCTGCGCAAGCTGCTCGACCACGTAACCATCCACCTCCCCGTGGGGGGCTCCCGGAACCGGGCCCCCCTGCAGCCTCTCACCGCAGGCGTACGGCCGTCAGTCCCGAAAGTACGCCTGCCGATTCTCCACTCCGGAACGCGCCGGGGCTAACCCGGGGGGCGGCTCCGGACACCGCCGCCCCTGGAACCGCCGGGTCCGGTGGAGCCCCGCGGGCCGCGCGGCGCGCGGGGCGCGGGACAGCACCGGGTCAGGTCCCGTCGGCGCTGGTCGCGGGGGCGGAGGGCGGCTCCGCTGCGCGCGCGCCGGAGGCGGTGCCGCCGGCCCCGGCCGACCCGCTCCGCGGCGGCTCGCCGTCCCCGGTGGCGGCGGGCGGGCCCTGTGCCGCCTCGCCCTGTGCCGCCTCGGCTCCCGCCGGTTCGTCGTCCCCGGCCGCCGCCCCGTCCATCACCGCGAACGCCGCCCCCTGGTTGTCCACCACCACCGCGAACGTCGCGCCCGGGATCTCCTGCCGGTCCACGAGCACCCGCCCGCCCCCGCGCCGTACCGTCCGCAGCGCGTCGCCGACGTCGCCCACCCGGAAGTAGACGAGGAAGTGCGGCGGCATCTCCCGCGGCAGCACGTCTCCGACCATCGCCCGGCCCGCCACCTGCCGGCCGGACTCCGGCAGCGCCCACGCCTTGAAGTCGCCCGCGTCGAACGGGGGTGCCTGCAACTCGTAGCCGAAAACCGCCGGGTAGAAGGCGTCGGCCGCGTCCGCGTTCCGTACGTAGACCTCGGTCCAGCAGAAGGAGCCCGGCACGTCGGTCACGCCGAAGCCCGGCCGCTCGCCCGCCTGCCAGACGGAGAACACCGCGCCGTCCGGGTCCGCGACCGTCGCCGAGCGGCCGGCGTCCGAGGCCGCCACCGGCTCGGTGAGCACGGTCCCGCCGGCCCGCCGGACCTTCTCCACGGTGCCGGCGAGGTCGGGGGTGGCCAGGTGGATGCCCCAGGCGGTGGGCATCCGGCCGTCGCGCTTGGCGACGAGCGCGGCGATCGGCCTGCCGTCGAGGTACGCCCGGGAGTGCCGGGGGAAGCCGGGGCCGGCGTCCGTACCCGCGCCGCCCTCCGTGAACGTCCAGCCGAACAGCTCACCGTAGAAGCGCTCACCGGCGCGCAGGTCGGGCAGTGTGGCGTCGGCCCAGCAGGGTGAGCCCTCGGCGAATACGGCCATGACCGTCGTCGTCCTTCCATGGGACCGTGAGGGGAAGTGGCGTGATGGGGGGACTGGCGGGACGGGGATCGCGCGATGGGTCGCATCGCCAACGTATCCGGTGCGGACATGGGCTCTTGCGAAAATACCCCGAACGTCGCGTCAATTCTGTTCGAGAGTGACAATTCGCGCACTTCCGACCGTGTGACCTCCCCGTTTGCCCTCGTCAGATCGCGGTTCGATCACGCGTCGGTAAGCTGACGGCATGACAGGTCAAGTTCGGACGGTCGACGGCCGTGTCGCCGGCCGGCGCGGCCAGGCGACCCGCACCAAGTTGCTCGAATGCCTCGGCGAGATGCTCGACTCCTCGCCGTACCGGGACGTGAAGGTGATCGACGTCGCCCGCAGGGCGGGCACCTCGCCGGCGACTTTCTACCAGTACTTCCCCGATGTCGAGGGCGCGGTACTGGAGCTGGCGGAGCAGATGGCCAAGGAGGGCGCCGGTCTGACCGGGCTCGTGGCGGGCCGTTCGTGGACGGGCAAGTCCGGGGCCCAGGCCGCGGAGGAGCTGGTCGACGGGTTCCTCGGGTTCTGGCGGCGGAACGAGGCGATCCTGCGGGTCGTCGACCTCGGGGCCGCCGAGGGCGACAAGCGGTTCTACAAGATCCGGATGAAGATCCTGAACTCCGTCACCAAGTCCCTCACCGAGTCGATCCGGGAGCTCCAGGCGAAGGGCAAGGCCGACGCGGCCGTGCACCCGGCGGCGGTGGCCGGGTCGCTGGTGGTGATGCTCGCCGGGGTGGCAGCGCACCAGAAGGCGTTCCAGACCTGGGGCGTGAAGCAGGCGGAGCTGAAGCCGTCGCTGGCGCTGCTGGTGCACCTCGGGGTGACGGGGCGGAAGCCGCCGAAGCAGGTGTGAGCGCGCAGCGTAGCGGCTGCTGAATCGTTAGTGCACGGAGCCGGGCAAGCCGCCGGACGGCCGCTCCGGCGGCGCTACGCTCACCCGCATGTCTCATGACCGTGTCCCATCAGATCGCGGGCGGCCGCCGGGCGGGCCGCAGCCGGGTGGCAGGCAGCCTGGTGGCCGGGACGAGCGTCCCGTGCTCGTCGTCGGCGGCGGCCCCGCCGGGCTCGCGACGGCGGCGGCGCTGCGGGCGGCCGGGGTCCGGGCCGTGGTCCTGGAGCGGGGCGCCCGGGTCGGCGACTCGTGGCGCCGGCACTACGACGGACTGCGGCTGCACACGCCGCGGGGGATGTCGGGGCTGCCGGGCACGCCGCTCCCGCGCCGGTACGGGCGGTGGGTGGGGCGGGACGAGCTCGCGCACTACCTGGAGGAGTATGCGGAGGGCCACGAGCTGGAGATCGTCCACAACGTGGAGGTGGCGCGGGTCGACCGCGCGGGCTCGGGTTCCGGGTCCGGGTCTGCGTCCGGGCCCGGGCCCGGGTCCGGTTCCGGGTCCGGGTCCGGGCCCGGATGGACGGTGGCCGCGACCGGGGGCCGCGTCCTCGACGGCCGCCGGGTCGTCGTCGCCACCGGGTACTGCCACACCCCGTACGTACCGGACTGGCCCGGCCGCGACACGTACCGCGGCGAACTCCTGCACGCCGCGCACTACCGCAACCCCGCCCCGTACGAGGGCAAGGACGTCCTCGTCGTCGGCGGCGGCAACACGGGCGCGGAGATAGCCGTGGAGCTGGCGGCCGGCGGCGCGCAGCGGGTGCGGCTGGCGGTACGGACGCTGCCGCACGTCGTCCGCAGACCGGCCGCCGGCTGGTGCGCGGCGGCGGGCCGGCGGCTGAGCGGCGCGCTGCCGGCCAGGACGGTGGACCGGCTGGCGGGCAGGGTCAGCCGGATCGGGGTCCCGGACCTCGGCGCGTACGGGCTGCCCCGCCCGGCGAGCGGCCTCTACACCCGGCTGCGGGAGGGGGCGGTCCCCGTCGTCGACACGGGCCTGGTCGCGGCGGTACGCGACCGCCGGGTGCTCCCGGTCCCGGCGGTGGCGGCGCTGGACGGCGACGGCGTCATCCTCGCGGACGGCGACCGCGCGGAACCTGACGTGGTGATCGCGGCGACGGGCTGGCGGCGAGGGCTGGAGGAACTGGTCGGCCACCTGGACGTGCTGGACGCCCGCGGCCTGCCGCGAGCGCGGCGGTGGCGGTCGCCGGAAGGGGCGCGGGGGCTGCACTTCGTGGGGTTCGCGGGGCCGGTGAGCGGAAGCCTGCGGGAGATCGGGGCGGAGGCGGGGGAGCTGGCGCGAGAGGTGGCGGGGGAGAGCTGAGACGGGGCGGCGGAGCGGGGCGCGGTCGCCGAAGTCAGGCGGGCCCGGCGGCAGTCAGGCCCCCGCCCGCCTCACAGCGGTCACCTCGAACCGGTCGCCGGAACAGGGCCGTCCACAAGAACGCCTCGCCGAAGTACGCCGAGTCCGCCCCCTCGTCCCGCATCCGCCGCAGCTCGACCTCCTCCCACCCCAGCGCGCCGAAGATCCACCGCAGCGACTGCGCCGTGTACGCCAGCCCGCCGTGCAGCCGCCCGTCCCCGTACAACTCGGCGTCGGGCAGCTCCGATCCCATCCCGCCGGCGCCGGCCGCGAAGCAGGCGAGGCCGAAGTGCCCGCCGGGGGCGACGTGCGCGCGGAGGAGGGCGAGGTAGCTGACGCGGCGGTGCGGGGGCAGGTGGTGGAAGCAGCCGGAGTCGTAGACGAGGTCGTACGGGCCGCCGCGCAGGGGGCGGGGCCGGTCGCGTACGGGACCGGGATCGGCGCGTACGGGATGGGGCTCGTCCCGTACGAGGTCGAAGGCGTCACCGCAGTGGAACCGCACCGCCACCCCCGCCTCCCGCGCCCGCTCCTCGCCCCACGCGATGGCGGTGGCGGAGAGGTCGACCGCCTCGACGCCGAAGCCGTGCCCGGCGAGGAAGACCGCGTTGCGCCCGGGGCCGCTGCCGAGGTCGAGGGCCCGGCCGGGGGTGACGAGGCCGCGGTCGAGGTACGCGGCGAGGTTCTCGTCGGGCTTGGCGGCGAAGAACGGGACCTCCCGCTCCCGGTCCGCGTAGAAGCCGTCCCACCAGCCGCCGCCCCGGTCGCTCCACCGGTCCGCGCCAGCCTCGAACATCCCGTCCATGAGCCGCAGTACGTCCTCCACGGACCGTACGTCCCGCTCCATGCGCGCGCCCCTTCCGCCCGAGGAGCCCGACCGTACGTGACCGCGTCCGGAAACGAGGACGGTGCCCGTCCGACGACTTCCCCTGATGGTCATCGGACGGGCACCGTGTGGGCCGCTCACCTCATCGGTGTAGAAAGCGGCCGACCGCTCGGCCCGGCTTTTCCCCCTGTTGCGGGCCTGAGAAGAGAATGGCAGGGGCCGATCAACGTTTGGTTAATGCCCACGTCAAGCTTTCGTTCAGCGCCTTCCGGGGCGTTCCCGGGCGTGGGGCGGGCGTGGCGTACGGGGCGCCGCCGCAAGGGAGTCGCGGGGACATTGGCGAGTAATCGCCAGCATTGCGCGGGGACGTCCGGATTCCTTGACCGGCGTCCGGCCGCCGGAATACTTTCGCGGCTGCCATGCCACTGCGAATCGGGGGGCTGGGAGGACTGACTGTCGTGGGCCAGAGGAGGACGAGCCTGTGCGAGGCCGCCACGCAAGGGCGTTTACGGGCTCCGGGGGACCCGGACGGCATCCCGCTTCTGACCGAGCGTGAGCGCCAGACGCTCTTCCTCGTCGGTACGGGCGCGGGGAACCGGCTGATCGCGCGCCGGCTGGGGATTTCGGAACGGACGGTACGGGCGCATCTCAGCAACGCCGTACGCAAGATCGGGGTCCGCTCGCGCGCGGAGGCGGCGGTCTTCGCGTTCGCCTACCTGGACCTCGTCGACATCCCGGCGGCCGCGGAACCGAGGTGAGGGGGGCCCGATGGCATCGAAGCCGCTGCGCCCGCCGCCGGACCACCCGGGCCTGACGCTCACCGTCTACCACGTCTCGCGGTCCGGCCGCCGCGGCCCCGCGAGCCGTACGCGCTACCGGCCCTCGGACGGGGACCCGGTGCCGCTGCCGGGGCGCTGGCCGCCGTGCCGCTGCGCGCGCTGCGGGAGCAGGGCGCGTAGCTGATACGGGACTTGAGGCACCGGACTGCGAAACCACCCGCCGTCCAGCAGCCGCCCGCCCGCCGATCAGCAGCCCCTTCAGCCCCCCTCCG from Streptomyces sp. CMB-StM0423 includes the following:
- a CDS encoding flavin-containing monooxygenase, with product MLVVGGGPAGLATAAALRAAGVRAVVLERGARVGDSWRRHYDGLRLHTPRGMSGLPGTPLPRRYGRWVGRDELAHYLEEYAEGHELEIVHNVEVARVDRAGSGSGSGSASGPGPGSGSGSGSGPGWTVAATGGRVLDGRRVVVATGYCHTPYVPDWPGRDTYRGELLHAAHYRNPAPYEGKDVLVVGGGNTGAEIAVELAAGGAQRVRLAVRTLPHVVRRPAAGWCAAAGRRLSGALPARTVDRLAGRVSRIGVPDLGAYGLPRPASGLYTRLREGAVPVVDTGLVAAVRDRRVLPVPAVAALDGDGVILADGDRAEPDVVIAATGWRRGLEELVGHLDVLDARGLPRARRWRSPEGARGLHFVGFAGPVSGSLREIGAEAGELAREVAGES
- a CDS encoding VOC family protein, coding for MAVFAEGSPCWADATLPDLRAGERFYGELFGWTFTEGGAGTDAGPGFPRHSRAYLDGRPIAALVAKRDGRMPTAWGIHLATPDLAGTVEKVRRAGGTVLTEPVAASDAGRSATVADPDGAVFSVWQAGERPGFGVTDVPGSFCWTEVYVRNADAADAFYPAVFGYELQAPPFDAGDFKAWALPESGRQVAGRAMVGDVLPREMPPHFLVYFRVGDVGDALRTVRRGGGRVLVDRQEIPGATFAVVVDNQGAAFAVMDGAAAGDDEPAGAEAAQGEAAQGPPAATGDGEPPRSGSAGAGGTASGARAAEPPSAPATSADGT
- a CDS encoding NAD(P)-dependent oxidoreductase — translated: MTPHTVDKTPVTLLGLGAMGTALARTWLAAGHPTTVWNRTPARAEALAAEGARRADGPAAAVEASTLVVVCLLDDVSVGEVLAGTDLAGKDVVNLTTSTPAQARTRAAWAADRGARYLDGGIMAVPPMIGVPETGGYVLYSGPRDVFDHHRDTLAVPAGATYVGEDPGFAALHDVALLSAMYGMHAGSAHAFALLRREAVDPVDFAPLLAGWLTAMAQSVHQTAAQLRDGDYTEGVVSNLAMQVAGTPTFLDTARQQGVSPELLTPYFELMRRRLTEGKADEGLTGLVDLLLR
- a CDS encoding TetR family transcriptional regulator, yielding MTGQVRTVDGRVAGRRGQATRTKLLECLGEMLDSSPYRDVKVIDVARRAGTSPATFYQYFPDVEGAVLELAEQMAKEGAGLTGLVAGRSWTGKSGAQAAEELVDGFLGFWRRNEAILRVVDLGAAEGDKRFYKIRMKILNSVTKSLTESIRELQAKGKADAAVHPAAVAGSLVVMLAGVAAHQKAFQTWGVKQAELKPSLALLVHLGVTGRKPPKQV
- a CDS encoding helix-turn-helix domain-containing protein gives rise to the protein MGQRRTSLCEAATQGRLRAPGDPDGIPLLTERERQTLFLVGTGAGNRLIARRLGISERTVRAHLSNAVRKIGVRSRAEAAVFAFAYLDLVDIPAAAEPR
- a CDS encoding class I SAM-dependent methyltransferase, translated to MERDVRSVEDVLRLMDGMFEAGADRWSDRGGGWWDGFYADREREVPFFAAKPDENLAAYLDRGLVTPGRALDLGSGPGRNAVFLAGHGFGVEAVDLSATAIAWGEERAREAGVAVRFHCGDAFDLVRDEPHPVRADPGPVRDRPRPLRGGPYDLVYDSGCFHHLPPHRRVSYLALLRAHVAPGGHFGLACFAAGAGGMGSELPDAELYGDGRLHGGLAYTAQSLRWIFGALGWEEVELRRMRDEGADSAYFGEAFLWTALFRRPVRGDRCEAGGGLTAAGPA
- a CDS encoding serine/threonine-protein kinase; translated protein: MVEQLAQHDPRRIGPFEVLGRLGAGGMGLVYLARSASGRRVAIKTVRTELAEDQLFRVRFTREVEAARAVSGFYTAPVVDADPRAAVPWLATAYMPAPSLEEMVNDCGPLPPKAVRWIAAGVAEALQSIHGAGLVHRDLKPSNVLVLEDGPRVIDFGIASGVSNTRLTMTNVAVGTPAYMSPEQARDSRSVTGASDVFSLGSTLVFAATGHAPFHGANPVETVFMLLREGPDLEGLPGELRPLIEACMQMTADQRPSPEALQSDLAPHLFGAAGDDSGTASAWLPRTAIRMIETRRGAAATLGGAGAHGGSSGRHGGSRGSSASRRSMPPRPAHPPSAGPGAGGVPQSAPHSVPQPAPHSAPHSAPGRHAGPPGSGPAHGPGGAGPAHAAPGGAAAAPPAAPPERVPPQPAPASAAAPPQAPGADVQLAGAPVPIGPGPRVVDARAARARAAADGGLDLGWARPRGSAAAPGTQQAPAAHSGGHPPAGSPPTTAPTPPAEAPPQEPARWRPWRFRMSNDVWGKPVVSGNLLYVTSFEVHALDVTSGRRQFKTREVAWSMALSEGLIHASDGPSLYALDAADGRERWRHGTGGWVYSLQVAAGTVVTGTRGGGLQARHAATGEPLWEHSGAQTGFETQEAGPLAHDGTVYVWGDGRLRALDTRSGAERWSYPIGDAAACGGVPVRLHPADDVAAGPTVFAAAGKRVLALDAAYGTLRWTFEAPAVILSPPAYAPGAALTGGGVFVADHLGTVYALDAADGRERWRIATEARQSIEPVLVADNHVHVGSGAALYTLDAVAGTPMWRFATRGDLIGAPVAADGRVHFGSADHCIYAVDAVGGQLRWKLATDGEITGSPVVANGVVYACSKDRCVYALDAGKGTARR